From a region of the Phragmitibacter flavus genome:
- a CDS encoding lysophospholipid acyltransferase family protein yields MVIDLSSKLHHPVSRQLYKAAAPLVERSLHIRGFNDLYERTRLSVNAQPDTPAPFAWFTAALQQLKVRCDLDTPKNFTIPQGPLIVVSNHPFGLLDPLILGHYLSQHRPDLRIMTNFLLNELEDIRPLIVPVDPFHHPDSPQRNLRPIKECLRHLKKNHGALAIFPSGEVAHYQPGHGIQECPWSDHVGALARRSEAAVLPVYFKGRNSVLFQTAGILHPRLRTSLLLRELFDRSRHPVTMRIGRPIPYSRLKHFDNDTSLTRYLRLQTLVLGQPNLPKKSAPSVAFSTPSPSPNTPSTLTREVAALPPPLAQQGHLAVHIATASQIPHLLQEIGRCRELTFRTVGEGTGNAIDLDRFDPHYLHLFLWDHQNQTLAGAYRIGRCDQLLRAHGKKGLYTHTLFKYKNAFTDGLHNALELGRSFILPTYQRNPAALPLLWKGVFTWISQHPQYRRLFGPVTISQDYQQLSKRLMVSFLTHHRADPTLTPHIRPRKPFHKKGSKKLLREFISADLREVDDFSAVIASLEADGKGLPILLKHYLRLNGTLLSFNVDKSFSNCLDGLIHVDLLNVEPRLITKYLGPTAATQYLAHHQSPI; encoded by the coding sequence ATGGTCATCGACCTCAGCTCCAAGCTGCACCACCCGGTCTCCCGCCAGCTCTACAAAGCCGCCGCCCCCCTCGTCGAACGCAGCCTCCACATCCGCGGCTTCAACGACCTCTACGAACGCACCCGGCTATCCGTCAACGCCCAGCCCGACACCCCCGCCCCCTTCGCCTGGTTCACCGCAGCCCTCCAGCAACTCAAAGTCCGCTGCGACCTCGACACCCCAAAAAACTTCACCATCCCCCAAGGCCCCCTCATCGTCGTCTCCAACCACCCCTTCGGCCTCCTCGACCCCCTCATCCTCGGTCACTACCTCTCGCAGCACCGCCCCGACCTGCGCATCATGACCAACTTCCTCCTCAACGAACTCGAAGACATCCGGCCCCTCATCGTCCCCGTCGACCCCTTCCACCACCCCGACAGCCCCCAGCGCAACCTCCGCCCCATCAAAGAATGCCTGCGCCATCTCAAAAAAAACCACGGCGCCCTCGCCATCTTCCCCAGCGGCGAAGTCGCCCACTACCAACCCGGCCACGGCATCCAGGAATGCCCCTGGAGTGATCACGTCGGCGCCCTCGCCCGACGCTCCGAAGCCGCCGTTCTCCCCGTTTATTTCAAAGGCCGCAACAGCGTCCTTTTCCAAACCGCCGGCATCCTTCATCCCCGCCTGCGCACCAGCCTTCTCCTTCGCGAACTCTTCGACCGCAGCCGCCACCCTGTCACCATGCGCATCGGCCGCCCCATCCCCTACTCCCGACTCAAACACTTCGACAACGACACCTCCCTCACCCGCTACCTCCGCCTCCAAACCCTCGTCCTCGGCCAACCCAACCTCCCCAAAAAATCCGCCCCCTCCGTCGCCTTCTCAACCCCTTCTCCCTCACCCAACACCCCCAGCACCCTCACCCGCGAAGTCGCCGCCCTCCCCCCACCCCTCGCCCAGCAGGGCCACCTCGCCGTCCACATCGCCACCGCCTCACAAATCCCCCACCTCCTCCAGGAAATCGGTCGCTGCCGCGAACTCACCTTCCGCACCGTCGGCGAAGGCACCGGCAACGCCATTGACCTCGACCGCTTCGATCCCCACTACCTCCACCTCTTCCTCTGGGACCACCAAAACCAGACCCTCGCCGGAGCCTACCGCATCGGCCGCTGCGACCAACTCCTCCGCGCCCACGGCAAAAAAGGCCTCTACACCCACACCCTCTTCAAATACAAAAACGCCTTCACCGACGGACTCCACAACGCCCTCGAACTCGGTCGCTCCTTCATTCTCCCCACCTATCAACGCAACCCCGCCGCCCTCCCCCTCCTCTGGAAAGGCGTCTTCACCTGGATCTCCCAACATCCCCAATACCGACGCCTCTTCGGCCCCGTCACCATCAGCCAGGACTACCAGCAGCTCTCCAAACGCCTCATGGTCTCCTTCCTCACCCACCACCGCGCCGACCCCACCCTCACCCCCCACATCCGCCCAAGAAAACCCTTCCACAAAAAAGGCAGCAAAAAACTCCTGCGCGAATTCATCTCCGCCGACCTCCGCGAAGTCGACGATTTCTCCGCCGTCATCGCCAGTCTTGAAGCCGACGGCAAAGGCCTCCCCATCCTCCTCAAACACTACCTCCGTCTCAACGGCACCCTCCTCAGCTTCAACGTCGACAAATCCTTCTCCAACTGCCTCGACGGCCTCATCCACGTCGACCTCCTCAACGTCGAACCCCGCCTCATCACCAAATACCTCGGCCCCACCGCCGCCACCCAATACCTTGCTCATCATCAATCCCCCATCTAA